The proteins below are encoded in one region of Sphingobacterium sp. R2:
- a CDS encoding DUF2911 domain-containing protein, whose translation MKKNLFAIAIAATMMFTAGESFAQIKLPAASSSQTITQGLGIENVTLNYSRPSMNGRKIFGDLVPYNQVWRTGANTNTTLTFEGDVTLNGNKLSAGTYSLFTIPNKSEWTIIISKNTKQWGAYTYKQTEDALRFNVKPQTLANPVETFTIAFDNVTPTDAVLSLAWEKTAVKIALKVNQQDKILASIDEAMKGEKKPYFAAAQYYFTNNLDLNKALNWFDEAAKAQPKAAHVLYWKAKAQLKAGDKKGAVETATKGLEVATADKNAEYIKLNTQVINAAKK comes from the coding sequence ATGAAAAAAAATCTTTTTGCAATTGCCATTGCCGCAACCATGATGTTTACGGCTGGAGAATCTTTCGCTCAAATTAAGCTTCCTGCAGCCAGCAGCTCACAAACAATTACACAAGGATTAGGTATTGAAAATGTAACACTAAACTATAGCAGACCAAGTATGAATGGACGTAAGATCTTTGGTGATCTTGTCCCTTATAATCAGGTGTGGCGTACAGGAGCAAATACCAATACCACATTAACCTTTGAAGGAGATGTTACATTAAATGGCAATAAGCTTTCAGCAGGAACCTATTCGCTTTTTACGATCCCAAACAAATCGGAGTGGACCATCATAATCAGTAAAAACACAAAACAATGGGGCGCATACACGTATAAACAAACTGAAGACGCTTTACGTTTCAATGTTAAACCACAAACATTAGCCAATCCAGTGGAAACTTTTACCATCGCTTTTGACAATGTTACGCCAACAGATGCGGTTTTAAGTTTGGCTTGGGAAAAAACTGCTGTAAAAATCGCCCTCAAAGTAAACCAGCAAGATAAAATATTAGCGTCAATCGACGAGGCTATGAAAGGGGAGAAAAAACCATATTTTGCAGCCGCTCAATATTACTTTACTAATAATTTGGATCTGAATAAAGCTTTAAACTGGTTTGATGAAGCTGCTAAAGCCCAACCCAAAGCTGCACATGTGCTCTATTGGAAAGCAAAAGCTCAATTAAAAGCAGGAGATAAAAAAGGAGCGGTAGAAACTGCGACGAAAGGTCTTGAAGTGGCCACAGCTGACAAGAACGCTGAATACATCAAGTTGAATACACAAGTGATCAATGCTGCAAAAAAATAG
- the cdaA gene encoding diadenylate cyclase CdaA, protein MDGIDYSLFSGFRLLDVIDIILVAIIIYYIYSLIRGTIAVNILIGVALFYGVYIVVKQMHMRLLTEIFGGFISVGSIALIVVFQQEIRRFLLHVGKNISMKRKKVFWSFIGNKKAIQKDLTDDLRPVIEACRSMSRTRTGALLVFSKYFDEEYYQSSGEYIDAHISKRLIESIFHKNSPLHDGAVVIVDFKIMTASCVLPLSDSEDLPLQFGLRHRAAIGVTEVSDAIAVIVSEETGEISFAKDGNVNMNVSPEELEQLLKDEL, encoded by the coding sequence ATGGATGGAATCGACTATAGCCTATTTAGCGGCTTTCGCCTCTTGGACGTTATTGATATTATATTGGTAGCGATTATTATCTACTATATTTATAGTTTGATTAGGGGAACCATTGCTGTTAATATCCTGATTGGCGTCGCATTGTTTTATGGCGTTTATATTGTCGTCAAGCAGATGCATATGCGGTTGTTGACAGAAATATTCGGCGGTTTTATATCGGTGGGTTCGATTGCGTTAATTGTCGTATTCCAGCAAGAAATCAGGCGGTTTTTGCTGCATGTTGGGAAGAATATATCGATGAAGCGAAAAAAGGTTTTTTGGTCGTTTATCGGGAATAAGAAGGCTATACAAAAGGATCTGACGGATGATTTAAGACCTGTTATTGAAGCCTGTAGAAGTATGTCGCGTACGCGCACCGGGGCGTTGTTGGTTTTTTCAAAATATTTTGATGAGGAGTATTACCAAAGTAGTGGTGAATATATCGATGCTCATATTTCCAAGCGTTTGATTGAAAGTATTTTTCATAAAAATAGTCCCTTGCATGATGGTGCGGTCGTTATTGTCGATTTTAAGATTATGACAGCATCGTGTGTATTGCCTTTGTCGGATAGTGAGGATCTGCCCTTGCAGTTTGGATTAAGACATCGGGCGGCAATTGGTGTAACGGAAGTCTCCGACGCTATTGCTGTGATTGTCTCGGAAGAGACTGGTGAGATATCTTTTGCGAAAGATGGAAATGTCAATATGAACGTTTCGCCGGAGGAACTTGAGCAGCTACTGAAAGATGAGTTGTAA
- a CDS encoding pyridoxine 5'-phosphate synthase, which produces MTRLSVNINKIATLRNSRGGNNPNLVSAALACERFGAQGITVHPRPDERHIRYQDVFDLKEAIQTELNIEGNCQEQKFIDLVLANKPAQVTLVPDTEGQLTSNHGWDTIKNKAYLQDMCKLFKDAGIRVSIFVDPVEEMVEAAAETGTDRIELYTEGFATEYGFDKETAIKPYFKAALKAREVGLGLNAGHDLDLNNLQYFNQHIPELLEVSIGHALISDALYLGLEETIKRYLTCLK; this is translated from the coding sequence ATGACTAGACTTTCAGTAAATATCAATAAAATCGCAACGCTCAGAAATTCTAGAGGTGGGAATAATCCTAATCTAGTCTCAGCGGCATTGGCCTGTGAGCGTTTTGGGGCTCAGGGAATCACTGTTCACCCAAGACCAGATGAGAGACATATCCGCTATCAGGATGTATTTGACTTAAAAGAAGCAATTCAGACTGAGCTGAATATTGAAGGAAATTGCCAGGAGCAGAAATTTATTGACCTTGTATTGGCCAATAAACCAGCACAGGTTACATTAGTGCCTGATACCGAAGGTCAATTAACCTCCAATCATGGCTGGGATACCATTAAGAACAAAGCATATCTACAAGATATGTGCAAATTGTTTAAAGATGCAGGGATACGTGTTTCTATTTTCGTTGATCCTGTCGAAGAAATGGTAGAGGCTGCTGCAGAAACAGGAACAGATCGCATTGAGCTTTATACAGAAGGGTTTGCAACGGAGTATGGTTTCGATAAAGAAACTGCTATAAAGCCCTATTTCAAGGCAGCCTTAAAGGCACGTGAAGTCGGATTAGGACTGAATGCAGGCCATGACCTGGACCTCAACAATCTGCAATATTTCAATCAGCATATTCCGGAACTGTTGGAAGTAAGCATAGGCCATGCACTTATCTCTGATGCGCTGTATTTAGGATTAGAGGAAACGATCAAACGTTACCTCACCTGTTTGAAGTAG
- a CDS encoding IS1182 family transposase: protein MSSQRPTFKPYYQDQIMAIPPTLDELVSKRHPVRIVNDVINRINIQGLLDAYKIKGCSSYHPQMLLKVLVFGYVSNVYSSRKLETACRENINFMWLSGMSYPDHNTINRFRGVRLKEALRSVFEEVVKLLAEEGLLSIEDVYTDGTKIEANANRYTFVWKKAIHTNKEKMKAALKDIWDYAQSIAKSEDNLPDPPDLTTIDSEKVRATVDKLNRVLSDKPSVNKKMKAKLRYVTKNYPEKIVQYEEQEATLGDRNSYSKTDPDATFMRMKEDHMKNGQLRPGYNIQISTSNQYIVNYTIHSNPTDTRTLSGHLQQHEDSFGKTPGTLTADAGYGSEENYALLAAKNIEGYVKYGMFDKGQKKSCGDKKPFSVDKLHYNPSQDCYICPMGQEMHCIGTFSQKTSAGFRQEIKKYQAKNCTNCPLNGACHKSHGNRIIGVNKQLEIYRNRAYQLLNSDVGVAKRKQRCCDVEPVFANIKQNHGFRRFMLRGKEKVSIEWGLLAIAQNLRKKAA from the coding sequence ATGTCATCTCAAAGACCTACTTTTAAGCCTTACTATCAGGATCAGATTATGGCAATTCCCCCAACTTTGGACGAATTGGTCTCCAAAAGACATCCGGTACGTATTGTTAACGATGTGATCAACCGTATCAACATACAGGGTCTTTTGGATGCCTACAAGATAAAAGGCTGTTCCAGTTATCATCCGCAAATGCTGTTGAAGGTTCTGGTGTTTGGCTATGTAAGCAATGTGTACAGCAGTCGGAAACTGGAAACAGCCTGCCGGGAGAATATCAACTTCATGTGGCTGAGCGGCATGAGCTATCCCGATCACAATACCATCAACAGATTTCGTGGTGTCCGCTTAAAAGAAGCACTTCGCAGTGTATTTGAAGAAGTTGTTAAGCTCCTGGCCGAAGAAGGGTTGTTAAGCATAGAAGATGTCTACACCGATGGCACCAAGATAGAGGCTAATGCAAACAGATACACTTTCGTTTGGAAGAAAGCTATCCATACCAATAAGGAAAAGATGAAAGCTGCCTTAAAAGATATATGGGACTACGCCCAAAGTATTGCCAAGTCGGAGGACAACCTCCCGGATCCTCCCGATCTGACGACAATTGACAGCGAAAAAGTCCGGGCTACGGTCGATAAGCTGAACAGAGTCTTATCCGACAAACCTTCGGTAAATAAAAAGATGAAGGCAAAGTTGCGTTATGTAACCAAAAACTATCCGGAGAAGATCGTACAATATGAAGAGCAGGAAGCTACTCTGGGAGACAGAAACAGTTATAGCAAAACAGATCCCGATGCCACCTTTATGCGGATGAAAGAGGATCATATGAAAAATGGCCAGCTCAGACCAGGATATAATATCCAGATATCCACGTCCAATCAATACATCGTCAATTACACCATACATTCCAATCCCACAGATACCAGAACATTATCCGGTCATTTGCAACAACATGAGGACAGCTTTGGAAAAACACCGGGAACCCTTACCGCGGATGCCGGTTATGGCAGTGAAGAAAACTATGCATTACTGGCAGCAAAAAATATTGAGGGCTATGTGAAATATGGTATGTTTGACAAAGGACAGAAAAAGAGCTGTGGGGATAAGAAACCATTTTCTGTAGATAAATTACATTATAATCCTTCACAAGATTGCTATATCTGTCCAATGGGACAGGAAATGCATTGTATAGGTACATTTAGCCAAAAGACCTCCGCAGGCTTCCGGCAGGAAATCAAAAAGTATCAGGCAAAAAACTGCACAAACTGCCCGTTGAATGGCGCCTGTCACAAATCACATGGAAATAGGATCATCGGGGTGAATAAGCAACTTGAGATTTACAGGAACAGGGCATACCAATTGCTCAACAGCGATGTAGGTGTAGCTAAACGAAAACAGAGGTGTTGTGACGTCGAACCTGTCTTTGCAAACATTAAACAGAACCATGGGTTCCGAAGATTTATGCTCCGGGGTAAAGAAAAAGTGTCCATAGAATGGGGATTATTGGCAATAGCACAAAATCTAAGAAAAAAAGCGGCCTAA
- the lepB gene encoding signal peptidase I, protein MGLIIFAVLTTISGYGLWQLFVKAGRKGWEAIVPFYSQYIQAKLMGKPLWWVILLLVPIVNVFIFYNLYLDFIHCFGKRRFWENAAAVLVPFIVLPMWAKDNNVRFLNGLYAKKLKAATQEGIELTEEKRAEIALESYKEYKIKYPYKKSMVREWADAIVFATVAASLIRGFLIEAYMIPTGSMERTLLVGDFLFVSKLNYGPRIPNTPIAFPFAHHTMPITGGKAYSELIELPYKRLPGFQKIERNDVVVFNFPAGDTVALENQNASYYDLVRAYGWQTVNSQFTIQARPIDKRENYIKRCVGLPGDKISMKDAKLFVNDQPGFDPPESQLDYLVLTDGTPLDMERLKELRIEAIGGDQQPGVYQLFMTQDELAIVKSWSNVKEIRRSPVGEGAYPYDPQYKWNFDNFGPILIPKKGWSVALNEQTLPIYERAIRVYENNKLETRADGIYINDVKADHYTFKMDYFWMMGDNRHNSLDSRGWGFVPEDHIVGKALFTWMSWDDIGTGLSKIRWNRIFKGIH, encoded by the coding sequence ATGGGCTTAATTATATTTGCGGTTTTAACAACAATATCAGGATATGGGTTGTGGCAATTGTTTGTTAAAGCTGGCAGAAAAGGCTGGGAAGCGATCGTTCCATTTTACAGCCAGTATATTCAGGCAAAATTGATGGGGAAACCGTTATGGTGGGTAATATTATTGCTTGTTCCAATTGTCAATGTCTTTATTTTCTATAATCTTTATCTTGATTTTATTCATTGTTTTGGGAAGCGTCGTTTTTGGGAAAATGCGGCTGCAGTTTTAGTGCCTTTTATTGTGTTGCCCATGTGGGCAAAGGATAATAATGTGCGTTTTTTGAATGGTTTATATGCAAAAAAATTAAAGGCAGCTACGCAGGAAGGTATCGAACTGACCGAGGAGAAACGTGCCGAAATAGCCCTTGAATCGTATAAGGAGTATAAAATTAAATATCCATACAAAAAGTCCATGGTACGCGAATGGGCTGACGCTATTGTATTTGCCACTGTTGCAGCATCGCTTATTCGCGGTTTTCTGATCGAAGCTTATATGATTCCAACAGGATCTATGGAACGTACCTTGTTGGTTGGCGATTTCCTATTTGTCAGCAAATTAAATTATGGGCCACGTATTCCTAATACGCCGATTGCTTTTCCTTTTGCGCATCATACCATGCCCATTACAGGAGGGAAAGCATATTCTGAATTGATTGAACTCCCTTATAAACGTCTGCCTGGATTTCAGAAGATTGAGCGCAATGATGTGGTCGTCTTTAATTTTCCCGCTGGTGACACTGTCGCGCTCGAAAACCAAAATGCAAGTTATTATGATCTTGTTCGAGCGTATGGCTGGCAGACCGTGAATTCGCAGTTTACGATTCAGGCAAGGCCGATTGATAAGCGTGAGAACTATATTAAACGTTGTGTGGGATTGCCAGGGGATAAGATTTCCATGAAAGATGCCAAACTTTTTGTGAATGATCAACCGGGATTTGATCCTCCTGAAAGTCAATTGGATTATCTGGTATTAACGGATGGTACACCATTAGATATGGAAAGGCTAAAGGAGTTGAGAATTGAAGCAATAGGTGGCGATCAGCAGCCTGGTGTATATCAGTTGTTCATGACTCAAGATGAGCTGGCCATTGTGAAATCCTGGTCGAATGTCAAAGAGATAAGAAGGAGCCCAGTTGGTGAAGGTGCTTATCCGTACGATCCACAATACAAATGGAATTTTGATAATTTTGGACCGATTTTAATTCCGAAAAAAGGTTGGTCAGTTGCTTTAAATGAGCAGACTTTACCAATTTATGAAAGAGCTATCCGCGTGTATGAGAACAATAAACTTGAAACGCGCGCGGATGGAATCTATATCAATGATGTCAAAGCAGATCACTATACATTTAAAATGGATTACTTTTGGATGATGGGTGACAATCGCCATAATTCCTTGGATTCAAGAGGTTGGGGATTTGTTCCCGAGGACCATATTGTTGGAAAGGCTTTATTTACTTGGATGAGCTGGGATGATATTGGTACGGGGCTCTCGAAAATTCGCTGGAATCGAATCTTTAAGGGAATTCATTAA
- the dapB gene encoding 4-hydroxy-tetrahydrodipicolinate reductase yields the protein MNIILLGYGKMGQIIERYALKRGHQIFLVVDEHNRPNLTADDIRGADVAIDFSVPSAALDNMNLCLEAGVPIVVGTTGWYDQLEDVKAKCLAFGGSILYGSNFSIGVNVFFHINRMLAKALQPYKQYDVQVEEIHHIHKLDAPSGTAITIAEGILDNSDVKTNWVNTVVGEQDEIIPKPQELLIESHRIEEVPGTHTVLYSSEVDQIEFKHTAHSRDGFALGAVVAAEWLNGKKGFYQVTEIFDFNK from the coding sequence ATGAACATCATTCTCTTGGGATATGGCAAAATGGGGCAGATTATCGAAAGATACGCACTGAAAAGAGGCCATCAAATTTTTTTAGTTGTGGATGAACATAATCGTCCTAACCTGACTGCTGATGATATAAGAGGAGCTGATGTCGCGATAGACTTTAGTGTGCCTTCTGCAGCATTGGATAATATGAATCTTTGTCTGGAAGCAGGGGTGCCTATTGTGGTAGGGACAACGGGCTGGTATGATCAATTGGAAGATGTTAAGGCGAAGTGTCTGGCGTTTGGAGGTTCGATTTTGTATGGGTCTAACTTTTCTATCGGTGTGAACGTTTTTTTTCATATCAATCGCATGTTGGCAAAGGCATTACAACCCTACAAGCAATATGATGTTCAAGTCGAGGAGATTCACCATATTCACAAACTGGATGCGCCGAGCGGTACGGCAATTACCATTGCTGAAGGGATATTGGACAATAGTGATGTGAAGACCAACTGGGTGAATACTGTCGTTGGCGAGCAAGATGAAATTATTCCAAAGCCCCAAGAGCTATTGATTGAAAGTCATCGCATTGAAGAGGTTCCGGGAACACATACGGTACTTTATAGTTCGGAGGTTGACCAGATAGAATTTAAGCATACTGCACATAGCCGTGATGGCTTTGCTTTGGGTGCTGTTGTTGCCGCGGAATGGTTGAATGGTAAAAAAGGCTTTTATCAAGTTACAGAGATTTTTGATTTTAATAAATAG
- a CDS encoding DUF5683 domain-containing protein, producing the protein MAKLISLIVAVFVLSIVHGQTVDSIAKKQVTPVKIDSIKQKAVQDTVKKESRKERKKREKEEAKAKEKVVFKDSTRLAIEAKNKQAWKRSLILPGWGQYTNGGVWWIKVPAIYGGLLTTVLVFDFNNRYYKELLGVLQDKALGRPIDPYYLNVSEQSIIRAKDNARRDRDLMVLLTLGVYGLNVAEAYIDSMLKYRWSIGDDKPKKTAFLIGPTLMDASVASGTYSFKPTVGLKLTMKFN; encoded by the coding sequence ATGGCCAAATTAATAAGCTTGATCGTTGCCGTGTTTGTGCTGTCGATAGTGCATGGTCAGACGGTGGATTCCATTGCGAAGAAACAAGTAACACCTGTAAAAATAGATAGCATAAAGCAAAAAGCGGTACAAGATACTGTAAAGAAGGAATCTAGGAAAGAACGTAAAAAGCGGGAGAAAGAGGAAGCTAAGGCAAAGGAGAAGGTGGTGTTCAAAGATTCGACCCGCTTGGCGATTGAAGCAAAAAATAAGCAAGCCTGGAAACGTTCTTTGATTCTTCCTGGATGGGGGCAATATACAAATGGAGGCGTTTGGTGGATAAAGGTCCCTGCAATTTATGGGGGGCTATTGACAACGGTGCTTGTTTTTGATTTTAATAACCGCTATTATAAAGAATTGTTGGGGGTGTTGCAAGATAAGGCTCTTGGAAGGCCAATAGACCCATATTATCTCAACGTTTCCGAGCAGTCTATCATTCGTGCAAAAGATAATGCGCGGCGAGATCGCGATCTCATGGTGCTTCTTACTTTGGGTGTGTATGGCCTTAACGTTGCCGAAGCCTATATCGACTCGATGCTTAAATATCGTTGGAGCATTGGTGATGATAAGCCTAAAAAGACTGCTTTCTTAATTGGACCGACTCTAATGGATGCCAGTGTCGCGTCGGGAACTTATTCGTTTAAACCCACTGTTGGACTTAAATTGACCATGAAATTCAATTAA